One Vallitalea pronyensis genomic region harbors:
- the ligA gene encoding NAD-dependent DNA ligase LigA: MDTLKEMKVLVAKLNEASKAYYQEDREIMSNYDYDELYDQLVAMEEETGIVLSHSPTSKVGYTLLSNLPKEKHKIPMLSLDKTKDILALKEWIKDKKGIMSWKLDGLTIVLTYKHGELVKAVTRGNGEIGEVITNNAKVFKNIPLRIAYDGEMIVRGEAVIKYSDFKVINDQIVDKDKYKNPRNLCSGTVRQLNNEITAKRNVHYFAFAVVEAEQMDFDDSKIKALQWLESLGFDTVDYQIVNQENIGSVVEDFENRIKDNDFGSDGLVVTYDSITYSRSVGQTSKFPRHSIAYKWSDEIKATKLIEIEWSASRTGAINPIAIFEPIELEGTTVKRASLHNVSILESLELISGDTIEVYKANMIIPQVAKNLTKLEYDHQEDEDRHVHIPEACPVCGGETDVKQVNDVKVLYCLNLDCQAKKLKSFTHFVGRDAMNIEGLSESTLQKFIEQGFIKTFADIYRIEQHKEAIIAMEGLGEKSYVNLIDSIEKSKHVALPNFIYALGILNVGLSNAKLLCKHYRYDFDAILCATEEELMTIEGYGGVIAKALVHYFGNETNRQIIDDLLHYIVFQQMEVGSANLVLEGKTFVITGSLERHDNRKALKERIEHLGGKVTSSVTSKTDYLINNNTESTSSKNKKAKELDVPIINEEAFLELIEGQ, translated from the coding sequence ATGGATACGTTAAAAGAAATGAAAGTGTTAGTGGCTAAGCTTAATGAAGCAAGCAAAGCCTACTATCAAGAAGATAGAGAAATTATGAGTAACTATGATTACGATGAACTATATGACCAGCTTGTTGCTATGGAAGAAGAGACAGGTATCGTTCTTAGTCATAGCCCAACGTCTAAGGTAGGTTATACGTTATTATCCAATTTGCCCAAAGAAAAACATAAGATTCCCATGTTATCGTTAGATAAAACCAAAGACATCCTTGCGCTGAAAGAGTGGATTAAGGATAAAAAAGGCATCATGTCATGGAAACTAGACGGTTTAACCATCGTCCTAACGTATAAGCATGGTGAGCTTGTTAAAGCAGTTACGCGAGGTAATGGAGAAATAGGTGAAGTGATTACCAATAATGCCAAAGTATTTAAGAATATACCCCTTAGAATTGCTTATGATGGTGAAATGATTGTACGTGGTGAAGCGGTTATCAAGTATTCGGATTTTAAAGTCATTAATGATCAGATTGTTGATAAAGATAAATATAAGAATCCAAGAAATCTATGCAGCGGCACAGTAAGACAGCTTAATAATGAGATTACAGCAAAACGAAATGTTCATTATTTTGCATTTGCAGTGGTAGAAGCTGAGCAAATGGATTTTGACGATTCGAAGATTAAAGCCTTACAGTGGCTAGAATCATTAGGATTTGATACAGTTGATTATCAGATAGTCAACCAAGAAAATATAGGGTCTGTTGTGGAAGATTTTGAGAATCGAATTAAAGATAATGATTTTGGGTCCGATGGTTTAGTAGTAACCTATGATTCGATCACTTATTCCAGAAGTGTAGGGCAAACATCCAAGTTTCCAAGGCATTCCATTGCCTATAAGTGGAGTGATGAAATCAAAGCCACAAAACTGATTGAAATTGAATGGAGCGCTTCTAGAACAGGAGCTATTAATCCTATCGCTATTTTTGAACCCATTGAATTAGAAGGAACAACTGTAAAGCGAGCCAGTCTTCATAATGTGAGTATACTGGAATCACTGGAGCTCATTAGCGGTGATACCATTGAAGTGTACAAAGCGAACATGATTATTCCTCAAGTAGCCAAAAACTTAACGAAATTAGAATACGATCATCAAGAGGATGAAGACAGACATGTGCATATTCCAGAAGCATGTCCTGTTTGTGGTGGGGAAACAGATGTTAAGCAAGTGAATGATGTAAAAGTTTTATATTGCTTGAATCTGGATTGTCAAGCCAAGAAACTTAAGTCCTTCACACATTTTGTTGGCAGGGATGCCATGAACATTGAAGGATTATCTGAATCAACTTTACAGAAATTTATTGAACAAGGATTTATAAAGACTTTTGCAGATATATACCGTATTGAACAACATAAAGAAGCGATTATTGCCATGGAAGGACTGGGAGAAAAATCTTATGTTAATCTTATAGATTCCATTGAAAAGAGTAAACATGTAGCTTTACCTAACTTTATCTATGCGTTAGGTATACTTAATGTAGGTCTTAGCAATGCCAAGTTATTATGTAAGCATTATCGCTATGATTTTGATGCTATATTATGTGCCACAGAAGAAGAACTGATGACCATTGAAGGTTATGGTGGGGTTATTGCAAAAGCGCTCGTTCATTATTTTGGTAACGAAACGAATCGTCAAATCATTGATGATTTGCTTCATTATATTGTATTCCAACAGATGGAGGTTGGTAGCGCTAATCTTGTGTTAGAAGGAAAGACATTTGTTATTACAGGCAGCTTAGAGCGACATGATAACCGTAAGGCTCTGAAAGAGCGTATTGAACATCTTGGTGGTAAAGTAACGAGTAGTGTAACCAGCAAAACAGATTATTTGATTAATAATAATACAGAATCCACGTCATCTAAGAATAAAAAGGCAAAAGAACTGGATGTACCTATTATTAATGAAGAAGCATTTTTGGAATTAATTGAAGGTCAATGA
- the gatC gene encoding Asp-tRNA(Asn)/Glu-tRNA(Gln) amidotransferase subunit GatC produces the protein MKITKEQIEHVANLARLNLTDNEKEQMTKDMVAIINFANQINEQEVENINPTDHVIPITNVFRKDEVHPSNNRDELLINAPSKQHGCFSVPKVVE, from the coding sequence GTGAAGATTACAAAGGAACAAATCGAACATGTAGCCAATTTAGCAAGACTCAATTTAACAGATAATGAAAAAGAGCAGATGACGAAAGATATGGTGGCCATCATTAATTTTGCTAATCAAATCAATGAACAAGAGGTTGAAAATATTAATCCCACAGATCACGTGATACCCATAACCAACGTGTTTAGAAAAGATGAGGTACACCCTTCTAATAATAGAGATGAATTACTTATTAATGCTCCTAGTAAGCAGCATGGATGTTTTAGTGTACCTAAAGTGGTTGAATAA
- the gatA gene encoding Asp-tRNA(Asn)/Glu-tRNA(Gln) amidotransferase subunit GatA, translating into MDLLKMKAHELSAGLEAKHISSEEITKAYINQISQVDDRVGAYITCTSDEALKKAKEVDDKRVKGEKLGKLAGIPIAIKDNICTHGIKTTCGSKMLEDFVPPYDATVTKKLKAEDVVILGKLNMDEFAMGSSTENSYFHSTKNPWDLSRVPGGSSGGSAAAVAAKEAVFTLGSDTGGSIRQPAGYCGVVGMKPTYGTVSRYGLVAFASSLDQIGPLTKDVKDMALVLDHIMGYDPMDSSSANVDYTSLTKHLGQDIKGMKIALPKEYFGQGIQEEVKTNVLAVATLLQDMGAIVEEVNMNMTDLALSAYYIISSAEASSNLARYDGVKYGHRANEYSSLLDLYKKSRSEGFGQEVKRRIMLGTYALSSGYYDAYYKKAQQVRTLIKGEFDEVFNQYDMILTPTGPTTAFKCGEKSDNPIEMYMNDICTVPINIAGLPALSMNCGYDQQHMPIGVQFIANAFQEARLLQMAYAYEQNRQLVEKNIEL; encoded by the coding sequence ATGGATTTATTAAAGATGAAAGCCCATGAACTCTCAGCGGGTTTAGAGGCTAAACATATAAGCAGTGAAGAAATTACCAAGGCGTATATTAACCAAATAAGTCAAGTAGATGACCGGGTAGGGGCTTATATTACATGTACATCAGATGAGGCTCTTAAAAAGGCAAAAGAAGTGGATGACAAACGGGTAAAAGGTGAAAAACTAGGAAAGCTTGCAGGAATACCTATAGCTATTAAGGATAACATATGTACACATGGTATAAAAACCACTTGCGGTTCCAAGATGTTAGAGGATTTTGTTCCACCTTATGATGCCACCGTGACAAAAAAATTAAAAGCTGAAGATGTGGTGATATTGGGTAAACTAAATATGGATGAGTTTGCCATGGGGTCTTCCACTGAGAATTCTTATTTTCACTCAACAAAAAACCCTTGGGATTTATCCCGTGTACCAGGGGGAAGTTCAGGCGGATCAGCTGCTGCTGTAGCTGCCAAGGAGGCTGTCTTTACATTAGGCTCTGATACAGGCGGCTCTATCAGACAGCCAGCAGGTTATTGTGGCGTTGTAGGTATGAAGCCGACTTATGGTACAGTATCTAGATATGGATTGGTTGCTTTTGCCTCTTCATTGGACCAGATTGGACCACTCACTAAGGATGTTAAGGACATGGCACTTGTCCTTGACCATATCATGGGTTATGACCCAATGGATTCAAGTTCTGCTAATGTAGACTACACTTCCCTAACAAAACATCTAGGACAAGATATAAAAGGTATGAAGATTGCTCTTCCTAAGGAATATTTTGGTCAAGGTATACAAGAAGAAGTGAAAACCAATGTATTAGCTGTTGCCACATTGTTACAAGATATGGGTGCCATTGTGGAAGAGGTCAATATGAACATGACAGACTTAGCACTGTCAGCTTATTATATTATTTCTTCGGCTGAAGCTTCGTCTAATTTAGCAAGGTATGACGGTGTTAAATATGGTCATCGAGCTAATGAATATAGCAGTTTACTGGACTTATATAAAAAATCAAGAAGTGAAGGATTTGGACAAGAAGTCAAGCGTCGTATTATGCTTGGAACCTATGCTTTAAGTTCTGGATATTATGATGCTTATTACAAAAAAGCTCAGCAAGTACGAACTTTGATTAAGGGTGAATTCGATGAAGTCTTTAATCAATATGATATGATTTTAACGCCAACAGGACCCACAACGGCCTTTAAATGTGGTGAAAAAAGTGATAACCCAATTGAGATGTACATGAACGATATCTGTACTGTACCGATTAATATAGCAGGCTTACCAGCCCTATCGATGAACTGTGGGTATGATCAACAGCATATGCCAATAGGTGTACAATTTATAGCCAATGCATTCCAAGAGGCACGTCTTTTACAAATGGCCTATGCTTATGAACAAAACCGTCAATTAGTCGAGAAAAACATAGAATTATAA
- the gatB gene encoding Asp-tRNA(Asn)/Glu-tRNA(Gln) amidotransferase subunit GatB, giving the protein MSYADYEVVIGLEVHSELKTKSKIYCSCSTEFGGEPNTHCCPICMGMPGTLPVLNEKVVEFAIRAGLATNCKIQGHSKQDRKNYFYPDLPKAYQVSQFDLPLCYNGDVEIEVNGNKKNIGITRIHIEEDAGKLIHEYGGTLVDYNRCGVPLIEIVTEPDFRSSEEVRTFMEKIRSVLLYADVSDCKMNEGSLRCDINLSIRKKGEKELGTRTEMKNMNSFNFAVKAIEYEAKRQIRLIERGEKIVQETRRWDESRNVTVSMRSKEEAHDYRYFPEPDLMPIVTSDDKIEAIRKSLPELPDSRRIRYVTEYNITDYDASLLIASRNMADYFEEAVKQAKNSKAVANWIITEIFSRLNEEEKEEARIPLAPLQLAELVNLIESGTISNSIGKTVFAECWGSDKSPSQVVSEKGLTQINDDSQLKALAKEVIEANPKAVLDYKGGKQAAIGALVGQMMKATKGQANPKIVNGLLRDLLQ; this is encoded by the coding sequence ATGAGTTATGCAGATTATGAGGTTGTTATTGGACTGGAGGTCCATTCAGAATTAAAAACGAAATCAAAGATATATTGTAGTTGTTCCACTGAATTTGGTGGTGAGCCCAATACACACTGTTGTCCCATATGTATGGGTATGCCTGGTACGTTACCTGTGCTTAATGAAAAAGTTGTTGAATTTGCCATTCGCGCAGGTTTAGCAACCAATTGTAAGATTCAAGGGCATAGTAAGCAAGACCGAAAGAATTATTTTTATCCTGATTTGCCAAAAGCTTATCAAGTTTCCCAATTTGATCTACCATTATGTTATAATGGAGATGTGGAAATCGAGGTTAATGGTAATAAAAAGAACATCGGTATTACAAGAATTCATATTGAGGAAGATGCGGGAAAATTAATTCATGAATATGGTGGCACGTTAGTAGACTATAATCGCTGCGGTGTGCCTCTCATTGAGATTGTAACAGAGCCGGATTTTCGCTCATCAGAAGAAGTAAGAACGTTTATGGAGAAGATCAGGTCTGTGTTACTCTATGCTGATGTATCCGATTGTAAAATGAATGAGGGTTCTCTCCGGTGTGATATTAACTTATCGATTCGGAAAAAAGGCGAAAAAGAACTTGGAACACGTACGGAAATGAAAAACATGAACTCCTTTAACTTTGCAGTAAAAGCCATTGAATATGAAGCTAAGCGGCAGATTCGTCTGATAGAACGAGGAGAAAAGATTGTCCAGGAAACAAGAAGATGGGATGAATCAAGAAACGTAACCGTTTCTATGAGAAGCAAAGAAGAAGCCCATGATTATCGTTATTTCCCTGAACCTGATCTTATGCCTATTGTCACTTCAGATGACAAGATAGAAGCCATAAGAAAATCGTTACCAGAGTTGCCTGATAGTCGTAGAATACGCTATGTAACAGAATACAATATTACCGACTATGATGCCTCCTTACTCATTGCTTCAAGAAACATGGCAGATTATTTTGAAGAGGCAGTTAAACAGGCAAAAAACAGTAAAGCTGTAGCCAATTGGATTATTACTGAAATTTTTAGCCGCTTAAATGAAGAAGAAAAAGAAGAAGCACGTATTCCACTTGCACCACTACAACTTGCAGAACTTGTAAATCTTATCGAAAGTGGTACAATAAGTAATAGTATAGGTAAAACTGTCTTTGCAGAATGCTGGGGGTCTGATAAGTCACCAAGTCAAGTCGTATCAGAAAAAGGACTCACCCAGATTAATGATGACAGTCAATTAAAAGCGTTAGCGAAAGAAGTCATAGAAGCAAATCCCAAAGCTGTTCTTGATTATAAAGGTGGAAAACAGGCAGCCATTGGAGCTCTTGTGGGTCAGATGATGAAAGCAACAAAGGGGCAAGCAAATCCTAAAATTGTCAATGGTTTATTAAGGGATTTACTGCAATAA
- a CDS encoding AAC(3) family N-acetyltransferase translates to MLIFGWGLKTVKRYGMLSHQMCQTCHTESGWQLVKVTTWFTLFFIPVMPVSIKRMLICTKCNAGRIIKKELFNQLVEKVQQGGSPEAPQDTSYQNMTDTQKNYLQEMEAYRNKQENELNKKTESKKARTQETLIQQSSHPMTRTKIGEQLRAMGLREGMTVIVHSAMSKIGWISGGPIAVIQGLMDAVTEEGTIVMPAHTADYSDPTHWESPPIPKDWIAPVKDSMPAFDKRYTPTCGMGIIPELFRNYPGVLRSDHPQVSFAAWGKHAQTIVDNHELDYGLGDTSPLAKVYDLGGKVLLLGVSNDRNTSLHLAEYRIGKREEIENTSPMQVGQETKWVGYKDIDLNVNDFNLIGKAMEEAGKIAVGHIGQAKTLLMDQRDAVDFACHWMEENR, encoded by the coding sequence ATGTTAATTTTTGGTTGGGGGTTAAAAACAGTTAAGCGATACGGTATGCTAAGTCATCAGATGTGTCAAACATGTCATACCGAGTCAGGGTGGCAATTGGTGAAAGTGACAACTTGGTTTACACTCTTTTTCATACCTGTTATGCCAGTGAGTATAAAAAGAATGCTCATATGTACCAAGTGTAATGCTGGACGGATTATTAAAAAAGAGTTATTTAATCAATTAGTGGAAAAGGTGCAGCAAGGCGGTTCACCAGAAGCACCCCAAGACACATCCTATCAAAACATGACGGATACGCAGAAGAACTATCTTCAAGAGATGGAAGCCTATCGTAATAAGCAAGAAAATGAATTAAATAAGAAAACGGAAAGTAAAAAAGCCCGTACACAAGAAACACTTATTCAACAATCATCACACCCCATGACACGTACGAAGATAGGGGAACAATTAAGGGCAATGGGCTTAAGAGAAGGTATGACCGTTATTGTCCATAGTGCTATGAGTAAGATTGGATGGATTAGTGGTGGACCTATTGCGGTTATACAAGGATTAATGGATGCTGTAACAGAAGAAGGTACCATCGTTATGCCAGCCCATACAGCTGATTATTCGGACCCAACCCATTGGGAGAGTCCACCGATACCAAAAGATTGGATAGCACCTGTAAAAGACAGTATGCCAGCTTTTGATAAACGTTATACACCTACATGTGGTATGGGAATTATCCCAGAATTATTTAGAAATTATCCAGGTGTATTGCGCAGTGACCATCCTCAGGTATCGTTTGCAGCATGGGGAAAACATGCACAAACCATTGTTGACAATCATGAACTGGATTATGGTCTTGGTGATACGTCTCCTTTAGCAAAAGTCTATGATTTAGGCGGTAAAGTGTTATTGCTAGGTGTATCCAATGATAGAAATACATCCTTGCACCTGGCTGAATACCGTATTGGCAAAAGAGAAGAAATAGAGAACACGTCGCCTATGCAGGTAGGCCAAGAGACCAAGTGGGTTGGTTATAAGGATATTGATTTAAATGTGAATGATTTTAACCTCATTGGCAAGGCTATGGAAGAGGCAGGAAAAATTGCAGTAGGCCACATTGGTCAAGCCAAGACTTTACTCATGGATCAGCGAGATGCTGTTGATTTTGCATGTCATTGGATGGAAGAGAATCGATAA
- a CDS encoding DUF4652 domain-containing protein gives MKYKFLIILGMSVVLLVGCMTDVKDVDVETGNHVGNTSQGKDNLESNRNFSLPPGEYGLLVVNDELSVISNDNVLYAKVNDDYTQLTDFIRSYAVSNDQRIIMYTTGEDDAPGALYRYDVKSQENEMVLGNDEGKQTPKDILWLDDKLLLIIRGLGHGRVHEGGQVDVYHRDTGKLTPLLIPDEKSEYRRIDAFKKDSVIVERATWTDDTFNAYETDTVIYKREDLLAMVNGQ, from the coding sequence ATGAAGTATAAGTTTTTAATCATATTGGGGATGAGTGTTGTATTGTTAGTAGGATGTATGACAGATGTGAAAGATGTGGATGTGGAAACTGGAAATCATGTTGGTAATACCAGTCAAGGGAAAGATAATCTTGAGTCCAATAGAAATTTTTCATTGCCACCAGGTGAATATGGTTTGTTGGTTGTTAATGATGAACTATCTGTTATAAGCAACGACAATGTGCTGTATGCCAAAGTCAACGATGACTATACACAGCTGACAGATTTTATACGTTCTTATGCCGTATCCAATGATCAGCGAATCATCATGTATACCACAGGTGAAGATGATGCACCTGGAGCATTGTATAGATATGATGTAAAAAGCCAAGAAAACGAGATGGTATTAGGAAATGACGAAGGCAAGCAGACCCCTAAAGACATACTTTGGCTTGATGATAAGCTCTTACTGATTATTCGAGGCTTAGGCCATGGAAGAGTCCATGAAGGTGGGCAAGTTGATGTTTATCATCGTGACACAGGTAAGCTAACACCTCTACTCATTCCAGATGAAAAATCAGAGTATCGTCGTATAGATGCTTTTAAAAAAGATTCTGTTATTGTGGAGCGAGCAACATGGACAGATGATACCTTTAATGCATATGAAACAGATACAGTAATCTATAAACGGGAAGACTTATTAGCCATGGTTAATGGGCAATAA
- a CDS encoding Rqc2 family fibronectin-binding protein has protein sequence MALDGIVISNIVYELTQKIVGGRIDKIYQPESDEIVLSIRHQKTSYKLLLSSLANMPRIHLTDVPKKNPLNPPNFCMLLRKHIAGGRVIKVIQPHFERIVELYIEHLNDLGDRCIKILIIEIMGRHSNIIFCDEDKRILDSIKHVSANISSVREVLPNRPYAYPPSKDKLDPTEPLTLNAFVENMKEKKAIILKALYFTFNGISPIISEELCYRASINSSSHTEELLLDDYERLYDAFIELIHGIKQEQYIPNIVSLNGQVYEEFSSVPLTSYGSESTITYDSISEVLDAYYAKSSNASRMHQKSSDMKKLVTTNLERCYKKLDLQLKQIKDTEDRDKYKILGELITANIHAIKEGDESLTTVNYYTNEEITIKLKPHLTPSENAAKYYDRYNKLKRTYAALTEHIQDTQSEIDHLESIQNALSFIDAEEDLLLIRQELMEYGYLRFRKNKNKKALEKSKPFHYKTSDGFDIYVGKNNLQNDELTTKVAASLDWWFHTKEVPGSHVIVRTDGKELSDTAFEEAAALAAFYSKANKSSKVAVDYTLKKHIKKPAGSVPGYVIYHTNYSMYVAPSDEKVTLVE, from the coding sequence ATGGCATTAGATGGAATTGTCATTTCAAATATTGTATACGAACTCACCCAGAAAATAGTCGGTGGTAGAATCGATAAAATCTACCAACCAGAAAGTGATGAAATTGTTCTATCCATACGTCATCAAAAAACTTCATATAAATTACTTTTATCTTCTTTAGCTAATATGCCTCGCATTCATTTAACAGATGTGCCTAAGAAGAACCCTCTTAATCCTCCTAATTTTTGTATGCTTCTTAGAAAACATATTGCAGGAGGTAGAGTTATAAAAGTAATACAACCGCATTTTGAACGTATTGTGGAACTGTACATCGAGCATCTTAATGATCTGGGTGACCGATGTATCAAAATATTGATTATTGAAATCATGGGACGTCACAGTAACATCATTTTCTGTGATGAAGATAAGCGCATATTAGATAGTATTAAACATGTATCCGCTAACATAAGTTCTGTTCGCGAAGTACTTCCTAATCGTCCTTATGCTTATCCACCCTCAAAAGATAAGTTAGACCCAACAGAACCTTTGACTTTAAATGCTTTTGTTGAGAACATGAAAGAAAAGAAAGCCATTATCCTAAAAGCTTTATATTTTACGTTTAATGGTATTAGTCCCATTATATCTGAAGAGTTATGTTATCGTGCTTCTATTAACAGTTCCAGCCATACAGAGGAGCTCCTATTGGATGATTATGAACGCTTATATGACGCATTTATAGAGTTGATACATGGGATTAAGCAAGAACAGTATATCCCTAATATTGTTAGCCTCAATGGGCAGGTCTATGAGGAATTTTCTTCTGTACCTCTTACAAGCTATGGGTCTGAGTCCACCATCACTTATGATTCTATCTCAGAAGTTCTTGATGCTTATTACGCCAAAAGTTCTAATGCATCACGTATGCATCAGAAGTCAAGTGATATGAAAAAACTTGTTACGACGAATTTAGAGCGTTGTTATAAAAAATTGGATTTACAGCTTAAGCAAATAAAAGATACAGAAGACCGTGATAAATATAAAATATTAGGAGAACTGATTACGGCTAATATACATGCCATAAAAGAAGGCGATGAATCGTTGACTACTGTTAATTATTATACCAACGAAGAAATTACCATTAAGCTAAAACCTCATCTTACACCTTCTGAAAATGCTGCAAAGTATTATGACCGTTATAACAAGCTAAAAAGAACTTATGCTGCGTTAACGGAACATATTCAAGATACACAATCAGAAATTGATCACCTTGAATCCATCCAGAATGCTTTATCGTTTATCGATGCAGAAGAAGATTTATTGCTTATACGGCAAGAGTTAATGGAATACGGATACCTGCGTTTCCGTAAGAACAAAAATAAAAAGGCTCTGGAAAAATCGAAGCCTTTTCATTATAAAACATCCGATGGTTTTGATATATACGTTGGTAAGAATAATTTGCAGAATGATGAACTCACCACCAAAGTTGCTGCATCACTTGATTGGTGGTTTCATACAAAGGAAGTACCTGGTTCTCATGTTATTGTCAGAACCGATGGTAAAGAACTAAGCGATACCGCCTTTGAAGAAGCTGCTGCTCTTGCTGCTTTTTATAGTAAAGCCAATAAGTCCTCCAAGGTAGCCGTTGATTATACCTTAAAAAAACACATTAAAAAGCCTGCTGGCTCTGTACCAGGTTATGTCATCTATCATACGAATTATTCCATGTATGTAGCACCAAGTGATGAAAAAGTAACCCTTGTGGAATAA
- a CDS encoding citrate/2-methylcitrate synthase has translation MSNKEIFKRISKFTNLAENNNKIDPVLYDKFGVKRGLRNKNGTGVLAGLTEIGNVSGYAMEDGEKIPAHGQLFYRGIDVKDIVDGFQEDERFGFEEICYLLLFGSLPTKSELEEFNEVLGENRDLPDGFTEDMILKAPSSDIMNKLARSVLATYSYDEEPDDTTINNMLRQCIQLIARFPILVAYAFQAKSHYYDDKSLYIHNTTTNLSTAENFLHMLRMDNNFTKSEAELLDLCLVLHAEHGGGNNSAFTTRVVSSSGTDTYSAIAAAIGSLKGPKHGGANNKVRQMMEDIKAHINNWEDKAEIESYLTKILRKEANDGSGLIYGMGHAIYTLSDPRAVMLKKKAHALAIEKDMMKEFRLYEIIEELAPEVFAKVKGSTKDICANVDFYSGFVYSMLQIPPELYTPIFAIARIGGWCAHRIEEFYGANRIIRPAYRSITDYRNYTKIKERA, from the coding sequence GTGAGTAACAAGGAAATATTCAAGCGGATTAGTAAATTCACAAACTTGGCAGAGAACAATAATAAAATTGACCCAGTATTATACGATAAGTTTGGTGTAAAACGTGGTTTGCGTAATAAAAATGGTACGGGAGTATTGGCTGGTCTTACAGAGATTGGTAATGTAAGTGGTTATGCCATGGAAGATGGGGAAAAAATACCAGCACATGGGCAATTGTTTTATCGAGGTATTGACGTAAAAGATATCGTTGATGGCTTTCAAGAAGATGAGCGCTTTGGCTTTGAAGAGATTTGCTATCTCTTGTTATTTGGTTCACTACCTACAAAAAGTGAATTAGAAGAATTCAATGAAGTACTTGGTGAGAATCGCGATTTACCAGATGGTTTTACAGAAGATATGATCCTTAAAGCACCAAGTTCTGACATCATGAATAAATTAGCACGTAGTGTACTTGCAACCTATTCTTATGACGAAGAACCTGACGATACAACCATTAATAATATGCTTAGACAGTGTATTCAACTCATTGCAAGATTTCCAATTCTCGTGGCTTACGCATTCCAAGCAAAATCACATTATTATGATGATAAGAGCTTGTATATACATAATACAACAACTAATCTTAGTACAGCCGAGAACTTCCTTCATATGCTGCGGATGGACAATAACTTTACCAAGTCAGAAGCTGAACTACTGGACTTGTGCCTTGTGTTACATGCTGAGCACGGTGGAGGTAACAATTCTGCTTTTACAACTCGAGTTGTATCATCGTCAGGTACAGATACCTATTCGGCAATTGCAGCAGCAATCGGTTCCTTAAAAGGTCCTAAGCATGGTGGAGCTAATAATAAGGTTAGACAGATGATGGAAGACATTAAAGCTCATATCAACAACTGGGAAGATAAAGCTGAAATTGAAAGCTATTTAACTAAAATACTTAGAAAAGAAGCAAATGATGGCTCAGGATTAATCTATGGCATGGGGCATGCAATCTATACCTTATCCGACCCAAGAGCAGTTATGCTCAAAAAGAAAGCCCATGCACTTGCCATTGAAAAAGATATGATGAAAGAATTTAGACTCTATGAAATTATCGAAGAACTGGCACCAGAAGTATTTGCAAAAGTAAAAGGGTCTACAAAAGATATCTGTGCCAACGTGGATTTTTACTCAGGCTTTGTGTACAGTATGCTTCAAATACCGCCAGAGTTATATACACCTATTTTTGCCATTGCAAGAATTGGTGGATGGTGTGCACACCGTATAGAAGAATTTTATGGCGCCAATCGTATCATTCGTCCAGCCTATCGAAGCATCACAGACTATAGAAATTATACCAAGATAAAAGAAAGAGCATAA